In one Candidatus Kaelpia aquatica genomic region, the following are encoded:
- a CDS encoding YIP1 family protein yields MNVLFSRMVRAAKLESNLYEEVEHDKSSLPQAMLVVVLSSVATAVGAMNIEGGINIFAVAIAALIGWAIWASMIYFIGVKLLPTPETKSDIGELLRTIGFSSSPGIIRILGIIPGLFGAVLFIAQIWMLIAMVIAVRQALDYKSTPRAILVCVIGWFIQGALLMFLFR; encoded by the coding sequence ATGAATGTTTTGTTTAGTAGGATGGTCAGGGCAGCAAAGTTAGAGTCTAATCTTTATGAGGAAGTAGAGCACGATAAGAGTTCACTGCCTCAGGCAATGCTTGTTGTTGTTTTATCCAGTGTTGCTACAGCTGTCGGGGCGATGAACATTGAGGGCGGTATCAATATATTTGCTGTTGCAATTGCAGCATTGATAGGCTGGGCTATTTGGGCTTCCATGATCTATTTTATCGGTGTAAAGTTATTGCCTACGCCTGAGACAAAGTCTGATATAGGAGAGCTTCTGAGAACAATAGGGTTTTCCTCATCTCCCGGAATAATTAGAATCTTAGGTATTATCCCCGGGCTCTTTGGTGCAGTTTTGTTTATTGCTCAGATTTGGATGCTTATAGCAATGGTGATAGCAGTACGGCAGGCTCTAGATTATAAATCTACTCCTAGAGCAATACTAGTTTGTGTTATCGGTTGGTTTATTCAGGGAGCTCTTTTAATGTTTTTATTTAGATAG
- a CDS encoding riboflavin synthase — MFSGIIEEVAQLESITKRSDYYELKVRSKKITADLALGDSVAIDGVCLTLKAKDRDRLTFDLIAETYSNTKFKYPKRGRLNLERALRLGDRISGHILTGHIDTVISVVKIERRTKGLKIYLKLPLKYKHLIVDKGSVALDGVSLTVQDLKPDSFSVAIIPYTKEWTNLGDLRVGSKVNIEFDLFGKYVDRRLKIGA; from the coding sequence ATGTTTAGCGGTATCATAGAAGAGGTAGCACAGTTAGAGAGCATAACCAAGAGGTCTGACTACTATGAGCTTAAAGTCAGAAGTAAAAAGATTACAGCAGATCTGGCCTTAGGTGATAGCGTGGCTATAGATGGGGTCTGCCTGACTTTAAAAGCCAAAGATAGAGATAGGCTTACCTTTGATCTTATAGCTGAGACTTACTCAAATACTAAATTTAAATATCCCAAGAGAGGAAGATTAAATTTAGAGCGGGCTTTAAGATTAGGCGATAGGATCTCTGGCCATATATTAACAGGTCATATTGATACGGTTATATCAGTAGTAAAGATAGAGAGGAGAACCAAAGGGCTTAAGATCTACTTAAAGTTGCCCTTAAAGTATAAACATTTGATTGTCGATAAAGGTTCTGTTGCCTTAGATGGGGTAAGCCTTACTGTGCAGGATTTAAAGCCAGACTCATTCTCTGTTGCTATTATACCCTATACAAAAGAGTGGACAAACTTAGGTGATTTAAGGGTCGGTTCTAAGGTGAATATTGAGTTTGATCTATTCGGTAAATATGTAGATAGGAGATTAAAGATCGGGGCGTAG
- the ribD gene encoding bifunctional diaminohydroxyphosphoribosylaminopyrimidine deaminase/5-amino-6-(5-phosphoribosylamino)uracil reductase RibD — protein MKEDRDLQFMHKAISLAEKAEGETNPNPMVGAVLVDKNNKIISEGYHRRAGASHAEVIAIEKAGVKAKGSTLYVSLEPCSSYGKTSPCVDKIIESGIKRTVIAALDPNPKNHNKSVKILRESKIEVKVGVMKAEAEYLNRVFSKHIRERVPYVSLKTALSLDGRIADSRGVSKWISSSDARDFVHREIRSKVDAIMVGIDTILKDDPSLTLRNSKGGLVKDQPLRVVLDSTLRVPLESNILKPSGGSVLIATLVKTKKKKKREELIKRGVRIIDIACSNAKGLDLKRVLKALYREGICHLLVEGGSSVLSSFLERGLADYVYFFISNMVLGGDYLMYNGREFKLDRCPKIVRKDCRCFNNSIMVSGDIVHV, from the coding sequence ATGAAAGAAGATAGAGATCTGCAATTTATGCATAAGGCTATCTCTCTTGCTGAGAAAGCAGAAGGAGAGACCAACCCCAACCCTATGGTTGGAGCAGTATTGGTTGATAAGAATAATAAGATAATATCAGAAGGTTACCACAGGAGAGCCGGAGCTAGCCATGCAGAGGTTATAGCTATAGAAAAGGCTGGCGTAAAAGCTAAAGGCTCAACTCTCTATGTCAGTCTTGAGCCCTGCTCAAGCTACGGTAAGACTTCGCCCTGTGTGGATAAGATAATAGAGTCTGGAATAAAGCGTACTGTAATAGCAGCGCTAGACCCAAATCCTAAGAATCATAATAAGAGTGTTAAGATCTTAAGAGAGAGTAAGATTGAGGTTAAGGTAGGAGTTATGAAAGCAGAGGCTGAATATCTTAACAGGGTTTTCTCTAAGCATATCAGAGAGAGAGTGCCCTATGTCAGCTTGAAGACTGCTCTATCCTTAGATGGAAGAATTGCAGATAGTAGAGGAGTATCTAAATGGATTAGCTCAAGCGATGCAAGAGACTTTGTGCATAGAGAGATACGTTCAAAGGTTGATGCCATAATGGTTGGAATAGATACTATCTTAAAAGATGATCCTAGTCTGACTTTGAGAAATTCAAAAGGAGGATTGGTTAAAGACCAACCTCTAAGAGTTGTTCTGGATTCAACTCTTAGAGTTCCGCTAGAGTCTAATATTTTAAAGCCCAGCGGAGGATCTGTTTTAATAGCTACCTTAGTTAAGACCAAAAAGAAAAAGAAGAGAGAAGAGTTAATAAAGAGAGGAGTGAGGATAATAGATATAGCCTGCTCTAATGCTAAAGGATTAGATCTTAAGAGAGTACTTAAAGCATTATATAGAGAGGGTATCTGCCATCTTCTGGTTGAAGGCGGATCTTCGGTTTTGAGCAGTTTCTTAGAGAGAGGATTAGCCGATTATGTTTATTTTTTTATCTCCAATATGGTTTTAGGCGGAGACTATCTCATGTATAATGGTAGAGAGTTTAAATTAGATAGATGCCCTAAGATAGTTCGCAAGGATTGTAGATGTTTTAATAATTCAATAATGGTATCTGGAGATATAGTCCATGTTTAG
- a CDS encoding PHP domain-containing protein — MNKEADLHLHSIYSDGTFTPTEILKQAKDLSLSCISITDHDTVDGLDEAFKAANEIDIEFISGIELSSSYKGKEIHILGYFIDYREEWFLSKLKSFRDARKVRFMEMVKKLKDHGLAVDYEKILNDNPKAAIGRLHLGKALYEEGLVPSIAEVFAKYLGEGQSCYVAKEDLSISEVIEMIRSLGGLSILAHPFIIRNDSIVSELLDFGFDGIEASHLRHPKGIEKMYSKVAKERGILLSGGSDCHGEAKADMLIGKKRVPYDLVVKMKEYLDERR, encoded by the coding sequence ATGAATAAAGAGGCCGACTTACACTTACACTCAATATATTCAGACGGCACATTTACCCCTACTGAGATCTTAAAGCAAGCCAAAGATCTATCCTTAAGCTGTATCTCCATAACAGACCACGATACTGTAGATGGACTAGATGAAGCCTTTAAAGCAGCTAATGAGATTGATATCGAGTTTATATCCGGAATTGAACTCTCTTCCTCTTACAAAGGTAAAGAGATTCATATCCTGGGCTATTTTATAGATTATAGAGAGGAATGGTTTCTAAGTAAGCTTAAGAGTTTTCGGGATGCTAGAAAGGTAAGATTTATGGAGATGGTTAAGAAGTTAAAAGACCATGGTCTAGCTGTTGATTATGAGAAGATATTAAATGATAATCCCAAAGCTGCTATCGGTAGACTCCATCTTGGTAAGGCTCTCTATGAAGAAGGTCTTGTGCCTTCAATAGCAGAGGTATTTGCTAAATATCTAGGAGAAGGGCAGTCCTGTTATGTTGCGAAAGAAGATCTCTCTATATCTGAAGTAATAGAGATGATAAGAAGTTTAGGCGGCCTCTCAATCTTAGCCCATCCTTTTATTATAAGAAATGATTCTATAGTCTCTGAGCTCTTAGATTTTGGCTTTGATGGGATAGAGGCATCTCATCTCAGGCATCCTAAAGGCATTGAGAAGATGTATTCTAAGGTAGCTAAAGAGAGAGGGATTCTTTTAAGCGGAGGCTCTGACTGCCATGGTGAGGCTAAGGCAGATATGCTTATCGGCAAGAAGAGAGTTCCCTATGATCTTGTTGTTAAGATGAAAGAGTATTTAGATGAAAGAAGATAG
- the nusB gene encoding transcription antitermination factor NusB, with translation MRKRTKSREIALKALYRVDISKEPLSEVLDDILGRERDKDIKKFAQELTTNTLDNISVLDGLITKHALNWKLDRMAAIDRNILRLAGYELLFCSNIPPKVSINEAIELAKKYGDQDSGKFINGILDKIAHLEVSSKLEFLNE, from the coding sequence ATGCGTAAGCGCACTAAATCACGTGAGATTGCATTGAAGGCTCTATATAGGGTAGATATATCCAAAGAGCCTCTCTCTGAAGTCTTAGACGATATCTTAGGAAGAGAGAGAGATAAGGATATCAAAAAGTTTGCTCAGGAACTCACTACTAATACTTTAGATAATATATCAGTTTTAGATGGGTTGATAACAAAGCATGCTTTAAACTGGAAGCTTGATAGGATGGCGGCAATTGATAGAAATATTCTTCGCCTTGCCGGCTATGAGCTTCTCTTCTGCAGTAATATCCCTCCCAAGGTTAGTATTAATGAGGCTATTGAGCTGGCTAAGAAGTACGGTGACCAGGATTCCGGTAAGTTTATAAATGGAATACTTGATAAGATAGCGCACTTAGAAGTCTCCAGCAAATTAGAGTTTTTAAATGAATAA
- the ribE gene encoding 6,7-dimethyl-8-ribityllumazine synthase, which produces MKEVKAGLIAKGLKFGIVISRFNEFITSGLLSGAVDTLIAHGVEDKDIETYYCPGSFEIPGLVNQIAKKKKYDAMICLGAVIRGETPHFEYVASEVSKGIAKLNTDLNIPVSFGVITSETLEQAIERAGSKDGNKGRDAALSAIEMANLYKKIK; this is translated from the coding sequence ATGAAAGAAGTAAAAGCAGGTCTAATAGCAAAAGGTTTGAAGTTCGGTATTGTGATCTCAAGATTTAATGAGTTTATTACATCGGGGCTCCTAAGCGGTGCAGTAGATACACTGATTGCCCATGGAGTAGAAGATAAAGATATAGAGACTTACTATTGCCCGGGCTCTTTTGAGATCCCCGGTCTTGTTAATCAGATTGCTAAGAAGAAAAAATATGACGCAATGATCTGTCTCGGCGCTGTAATACGCGGTGAGACGCCTCACTTTGAGTATGTTGCATCCGAGGTATCTAAAGGGATAGCTAAATTGAATACCGATTTAAATATTCCTGTAAGCTTTGGTGTTATAACATCAGAGACTCTGGAGCAGGCTATAGAGAGAGCGGGTTCAAAAGATGGCAATAAGGGCAGAGATGCTGCACTCTCAGCCATTGAGATGGCCAATCTTTATAAGAAGATTAAATAG
- a CDS encoding bifunctional 3,4-dihydroxy-2-butanone-4-phosphate synthase/GTP cyclohydrolase II, translating into MTTDKQDFSKIEDILEELSLGRVVIIVDDEDRENEGDFIMSASHVKPEHINFMATHGRGLICVPMEGERLDKLDLRPMHLSSEDKFKTAWAVSCDSANNVTTGISAHDRAHTVNVLTAEDTKPEDLIKPGHVFPLRAKDGGALVRAGHTEAAVDMMRLAGLYPAGVICEIMNEDGTMARVPELLKIAKKHDLKIATIKDLIEYRRKRERLIERVLVTEMPISAGEFKLYLYNDKIDNGYHLALVMPTRDNEQPLDQESTLVRVHSQCLTGDIFHSLRCDCGEQLHKAMDMIAKDGKGVILYMNQEGRGIGLVEKLKAYALQDKGLDTVEANEALGHGADLREYGIGAQILVDLGLKNIRLLTNNPRKIVGLKGYGLEIVERVDIEVEPNPSNARYLKTKKSKLGHDLKNV; encoded by the coding sequence ATGACTACAGATAAACAGGATTTTAGTAAAATTGAGGATATTTTAGAAGAGCTCTCTTTGGGCCGAGTTGTGATTATTGTTGACGATGAAGATCGGGAGAATGAGGGTGATTTTATCATGTCAGCTAGCCATGTAAAGCCGGAGCATATCAACTTTATGGCTACCCACGGCAGGGGTTTGATCTGCGTTCCAATGGAGGGTGAGAGGCTGGACAAGCTGGATTTAAGGCCAATGCACCTCTCATCAGAGGATAAGTTTAAGACTGCCTGGGCTGTCTCCTGTGATAGTGCCAATAATGTTACAACTGGAATATCGGCCCATGATAGGGCCCATACAGTCAATGTTTTAACAGCTGAAGATACAAAACCCGAAGATTTAATTAAACCCGGCCATGTATTTCCTCTAAGAGCAAAAGACGGAGGGGCATTAGTTAGAGCAGGCCATACAGAGGCTGCCGTTGATATGATGCGTTTAGCAGGTCTCTATCCGGCTGGGGTGATATGTGAGATCATGAATGAGGATGGGACTATGGCAAGGGTTCCGGAGCTGCTTAAGATAGCCAAGAAGCATGACCTTAAGATTGCGACTATAAAGGATCTAATAGAGTATAGAAGAAAGAGAGAGAGGCTGATTGAGAGAGTCCTTGTAACAGAGATGCCTATATCAGCTGGTGAGTTTAAGTTGTATCTTTACAATGATAAGATAGATAATGGTTACCATCTTGCTCTTGTTATGCCGACAAGGGATAATGAGCAGCCTTTAGATCAAGAGTCGACATTAGTTAGAGTCCACTCACAGTGTCTTACGGGGGATATCTTTCACTCCTTGCGCTGTGACTGCGGAGAGCAGTTGCATAAAGCGATGGATATGATAGCCAAGGACGGGAAAGGTGTGATATTATATATGAATCAGGAAGGAAGAGGAATAGGACTTGTTGAGAAGCTTAAGGCCTATGCTCTTCAGGATAAAGGCTTAGATACAGTAGAAGCCAACGAAGCTTTGGGTCATGGAGCCGACCTAAGAGAGTATGGTATAGGCGCACAGATTTTGGTCGACTTAGGTTTAAAGAATATAAGACTTCTTACAAATAATCCCCGCAAGATTGTGGGTTTAAAAGGTTACGGTCTTGAGATAGTAGAGAGGGTCGATATTGAGGTAGAGCCCAATCCCTCAAACGCAAGGTATCTTAAGACAAAAAAGAGCAAGCTAGGGCATGATTTAAAGAATGTATAA
- a CDS encoding DUF86 domain-containing protein translates to MKRDVRVYIEDISEAISKIEEYMKSLNSENDFYNNTQVQDAVLRRLEIMGEAVKSIPQEFRDQYPDIPWKQIAGMRDILIHGYFGVNLKRTLKVAKEDIVDLKGKIVKIKEDLS, encoded by the coding sequence ATGAAGAGAGATGTCAGAGTATATATTGAAGATATTTCAGAGGCTATCTCAAAGATAGAAGAGTATATGAAAAGCCTTAATAGTGAGAATGACTTTTACAATAATACCCAAGTTCAAGATGCTGTTTTAAGGCGGTTAGAGATTATGGGTGAGGCTGTTAAAAGTATTCCTCAGGAATTTCGGGATCAATATCCAGATATACCGTGGAAACAGATTGCCGGTATGCGAGATATACTTATTCATGGATACTTTGGGGTAAATCTAAAACGAACTTTGAAGGTTGCCAAAGAAGATATAGTTGATTTAAAAGGTAAGATTGTAAAGATAAAAGAAGATTTAAGCTGA
- a CDS encoding nucleotidyltransferase family protein: MKENIEAIKQKILPILQNYGVKKVALFGSSVRDEMKENSDIDILIDIKSDVSLLGFVELKQKLEETLERKVDLVEYDTLKPILRERILKEQVVLL; encoded by the coding sequence ATGAAAGAAAATATTGAAGCAATAAAACAAAAAATTCTTCCTATTTTGCAAAATTATGGAGTTAAAAAAGTGGCTCTTTTCGGCTCTTCTGTTCGAGATGAGATGAAAGAGAATAGCGATATCGATATTTTAATAGATATTAAGTCAGATGTTAGCTTGCTTGGTTTTGTAGAACTTAAACAAAAACTTGAAGAAACTTTAGAGCGAAAAGTAGATTTAGTAGAATATGATACCCTTAAGCCTATTCTAAGAGAGAGAATACTGAAAGAGCAGGTAGTGTTATTATGA
- a CDS encoding helix-turn-helix transcriptional regulator, which translates to MDDDIKFWDRDINKQELKKILKDDLNPKYCHMAALLLARTNKPSLVFNSYIDKISFVRNWQKIKRRMRLDEWNNQRIIFWDEIYRAVLKTTDKSMIKTTPKRLKNTDIEIQRICNQIREYRKKKNITQAELAEKSGVSQQTISFLERGYLNISLRTFRKITDALELSVELLEKRLR; encoded by the coding sequence ATGGATGATGATATTAAATTTTGGGATAGAGATATTAATAAACAGGAGTTAAAAAAAATACTTAAAGATGATTTAAATCCCAAGTATTGCCATATGGCTGCGCTCTTGCTCGCAAGGACAAATAAGCCAAGCCTGGTCTTTAACAGCTATATCGATAAGATAAGTTTTGTTAGAAATTGGCAGAAGATAAAAAGAAGAATGCGGCTTGATGAATGGAATAATCAGAGGATTATATTCTGGGATGAAATCTACAGAGCTGTTTTAAAGACCACTGATAAGAGTATGATAAAAACAACTCCCAAGAGATTGAAGAATACAGATATTGAGATCCAGAGAATATGTAATCAAATTAGAGAGTACAGAAAGAAGAAAAATATAACTCAGGCTGAATTAGCTGAAAAATCAGGAGTATCGCAGCAGACTATATCATTCCTAGAGAGAGGCTATCTCAATATATCTTTAAGGACTTTTAGAAAGATAACAGATGCGTTGGAGTTATCTGTAGAATTATTAGAGAAGAGATTGCGATAG
- a CDS encoding nucleotidyl transferase AbiEii/AbiGii toxin family protein, whose translation MRNILDLRDRVLNLLKDRLDGFYLAGGTGLSLFYYHHRDSFDLDFFTQDFSRVKVNRLMEELSGLIKLNIELSAERAQEDRAKIMVYFLEADKGISLKIDFIEDTFKLIKEPNIVNGIPVSSLEDIYLKKIYAVSGVSQNLDSTGRGRIVGGRQEAKDFFDLYFLSTTFMPISKFLMLYCNQGQRENIIIWYRSYNRIMIKLGLNELITDKLVDYTAMERHFKLEVSKIVEQII comes from the coding sequence ATGAGGAATATATTAGATTTAAGAGATAGAGTGCTAAATCTTCTTAAGGATAGACTAGATGGGTTCTATCTAGCAGGTGGGACCGGTCTATCTTTATTCTATTATCATCATAGAGACTCTTTTGATTTAGATTTTTTTACTCAAGATTTCTCTAGAGTAAAAGTTAATAGGCTGATGGAAGAGTTAAGTGGTTTAATTAAACTGAATATAGAGTTAAGCGCAGAGAGGGCTCAAGAAGATAGAGCTAAAATCATGGTCTATTTTCTAGAAGCAGATAAAGGTATTTCTTTAAAAATAGATTTCATCGAAGATACGTTTAAGCTGATTAAGGAGCCGAATATTGTTAATGGTATTCCTGTATCATCTTTAGAGGATATCTATCTAAAAAAGATATATGCAGTTAGCGGAGTCTCACAAAACCTAGATTCTACAGGAAGAGGTAGGATAGTTGGAGGCAGGCAAGAGGCCAAAGATTTTTTTGATCTCTATTTCTTATCAACAACGTTTATGCCTATATCAAAGTTTCTAATGCTATATTGTAATCAAGGGCAGAGAGAGAATATCATTATCTGGTATCGAAGCTACAATAGAATAATGATCAAACTTGGATTAAATGAACTGATAACAGATAAGTTAGTTGATTATACTGCAATGGAGCGTCATTTTAAATTAGAAGTTAGTAAAATAGTCGAGCAGATTATTTGA
- a CDS encoding adenine phosphoribosyltransferase, with amino-acid sequence MDLSSYIREVKDFPKPGIGFKDITTLLKDGSAFSSSIDALYDLIKDYEFDKIVAIESRGFILGAALAYKMEIGFVPVRKKGRLPADTISCTYELEYGQDTLEIHRDALSSNESVLIIDDLLATGGTAAAVASMIKKIGAEVTLIAFLIELEFLGGREKLKGYPITSIIKY; translated from the coding sequence ATGGATTTAAGTTCATATATTAGAGAAGTAAAAGATTTTCCAAAGCCAGGAATAGGTTTTAAAGATATAACCACTCTTCTTAAAGACGGCAGCGCTTTCTCCTCCTCAATTGATGCTCTATATGATCTAATCAAAGATTATGAATTTGATAAGATCGTTGCTATTGAATCTAGAGGATTTATCTTAGGTGCAGCATTGGCTTATAAGATGGAGATTGGTTTTGTTCCGGTGCGTAAGAAAGGGAGGCTGCCGGCCGATACCATCTCATGTACTTATGAGCTTGAATACGGTCAGGATACCTTAGAGATACATCGTGATGCATTATCTTCTAATGAGAGTGTATTAATAATAGATGACTTACTTGCTACAGGCGGTACTGCAGCTGCGGTAGCAAGCATGATTAAAAAAATAGGTGCAGAGGTAACTCTCATTGCATTTCTTATTGAGCTTGAGTTTTTAGGGGGTAGGGAGAAGCTAAAGGGTTACCCTATTACAAGCATCATCAAGTACTGA
- a CDS encoding RNA polymerase sigma factor RpoD/SigA — protein sequence MSFDVLKDYFREIRNIPVLSFDEERELVIKAQKGNEKARIKLIRSNLRLVVKVARKYERLGMSLPDLIEEGNIGLMKALSRFKVELGFRFSTYASWWIRQHVIRGLANQSRVVRIPVYMTELLHKMRKAQEKLTQKYGRRPTDQEIAKSLGCKVSKVHKLKKAQYNASSLDRRVSEEGDIEFIDLLQDDEIEAVDELVNLFEKEEVAELLLFMDERSRSIIKLRFGLESGLPKTLAEISRKFNITRERVRQIEKEALLKMREIITSDKPLMRTEKKEEEALSSIEPKKSKTKKTKVVKKTKATKKGKPKSKTIEKKVKTKVKTKVKAKAKIGKVAKAKKAIKKKVIKKSPKLGKAAKAKKSIKVKPKIAKRVIKKSSKVVKGGAKKKKKR from the coding sequence ATGAGTTTTGATGTATTAAAAGACTATTTTAGGGAGATAAGAAATATTCCGGTTCTCTCTTTTGATGAAGAGAGGGAGCTGGTTATAAAAGCACAGAAAGGAAACGAAAAGGCGCGGATTAAGCTTATTAGAAGCAATCTGCGCCTTGTTGTTAAAGTAGCCAGGAAGTATGAGAGGTTAGGTATGTCCTTACCTGACTTAATCGAAGAAGGCAATATCGGTCTTATGAAGGCATTGAGCAGGTTTAAAGTCGAGTTGGGCTTTAGGTTCTCAACCTATGCATCCTGGTGGATAAGGCAGCATGTCATAAGAGGCCTTGCTAATCAATCCAGAGTTGTTAGAATTCCGGTCTATATGACTGAACTCCTGCATAAGATGCGTAAGGCTCAGGAGAAGCTCACACAAAAATATGGACGCAGACCTACTGATCAAGAGATTGCAAAATCCTTAGGATGTAAGGTCTCTAAGGTTCATAAACTTAAGAAGGCTCAGTACAATGCCTCTTCACTGGATAGGCGTGTAAGCGAAGAAGGTGATATCGAATTCATAGATCTCTTACAGGATGATGAGATAGAGGCAGTAGATGAGCTTGTCAATCTCTTTGAGAAAGAGGAGGTTGCGGAGCTGCTTCTTTTCATGGATGAACGCTCTAGAAGTATTATTAAATTAAGGTTCGGTCTTGAGAGCGGACTTCCAAAGACATTGGCTGAGATATCAAGAAAGTTTAATATCACAAGAGAGCGTGTGAGACAGATTGAGAAAGAGGCGCTGCTTAAGATGCGTGAGATTATAACCTCAGATAAGCCTTTAATGAGAACAGAGAAGAAAGAAGAAGAGGCTCTAAGCAGTATTGAACCTAAGAAGTCTAAGACTAAAAAAACTAAAGTGGTCAAGAAGACTAAAGCTACTAAGAAGGGTAAGCCAAAGTCTAAGACTATAGAAAAAAAGGTTAAAACTAAGGTTAAAACTAAGGTTAAAGCTAAAGCTAAAATAGGAAAGGTCGCTAAGGCCAAGAAAGCAATTAAGAAGAAGGTGATTAAGAAGAGCCCTAAATTAGGAAAGGCCGCTAAGGCTAAGAAATCAATTAAGGTAAAACCCAAGATTGCTAAGAGAGTAATTAAGAAGAGCTCTAAAGTAGTTAAGGGCGGAGCTAAAAAAAAGAAGAAGAGATAA